One Patescibacteria group bacterium genomic window, AAATAATATCTCTGACGCATTAACTAATTAATACGCTAACTCACTAAATATATGTTGACTCTAAGTAATTTAAAGATAAATAAAAAATCTAAATCAAAAAAGCAACGTCTTGGTCGTGGTAATTCTTCTGGCCGTGGTAATTATTCTGGCCGTGGTATGAAAGGTCAAAGGTCAAGAAGTGGTGGAAAATCAGGATTAAAGAGACTCGGAATGAAAAAATTAATAGCTCAATTGCCAAAACATAGAGGTTTTAATAGAATTAGTGAAAAATTTGAAGTTTTAAATTTATCAATATTAGAATCAAAGTTTAATACAGGAGATGAAGTGAGTGTAAAAACTTTATTGAAATTGGATTTAGTGTCATCTATAAAAGCTAATGTAAAAATATTAGGCAAAGGTAATCTAACAAAGAAATTGAAAGTGAAGGCTCATGATTTTTCAAAATCTGCCAAAGAAGCTATAATAAAAGCTGGTGGAGAAGTAATAGAGACTCCTAAATTTAAAAAGAAACCAACTCTTAAGAAATCAAAGAGAGTTGCACATAAAGATTAAAAATGTTAGAAAAGATAAAACAAATCTATAAGATTAAAGATCTAAGAAATGCAATTGGATTTGTTTTTGTCATGCTTATAATAACTAGAATAGTTGCACATATTCCTATTCCTGGAGTAAACATTGCAGAATTAAAAAACTTTTTTGAATCAAATCAAATTTTAGGATTATTGAATATTTTTTCTGGAAATGGATTAAAAAATTTTTCTGTAGTAATGCTTGGAATCGGTCCTTATATTACAGCTTCTATTATTGTTCAGCTTTTAACCATGATAATTCCTTCACTTGAGGCAATATCAAAAGAAGGTGAGTCAGGACAGAAAAAAATAAATCAATATACAAAATATTTAACAGTACCACTTACAATGATGCAGAGCTATGGTTTTATTAAATTGTTTCAAAATCAATCTCAATATTCTATAATAGGGCATCTTAGTGTAGCTCAATATATAGTAGCGCTTGTTACAATAGCAGCGGGTACTATGTTTTTGGTTTGGATAGGTGATCTTATTACAGAGAAAAAAATTGGAAATGGAATTTCACTTTTGATATTTGCTGGTATAGTTGCAGGTTGGATTTCTTCTATTCAAGGAATGATAGCTGTTTATGATCCATCAAAATTATTTGGTATACTAGCTTTTCTATTTGTAGCACTTGCTACGGTAGTTGTAGTAGTTATTATAAATGAAGGACAGAGGAATGTGCCTGTTTCTTATGCAAGACGAGTTAGAGGAAATAAAATGTATGGTGGTGTAAATACTCATTTACCACTCAAAGTAAATCAAGCAGGAGTTATTCCTATAATTTTTGCTATATCTCTTATTCTTATTCCACCTATGATTGCAAAGTTTTTTGCTTCAGCCGGAAATCATATAGTATCTGGCTTTGCAAACTTTATAATTAATTTATTTCAAAATCAGGTTTTTTATGGAGTAAGTTATTTTTTGCTTGTTGTTGGTTTTACATATTTTTATACTGCTATTATATTTCATCCAGATCAAATATCAGAAAATTTACAAAAACAAGGTGGATTTATTCCAGGAATAAGACCTGGTAAGCATACAGCAGAGTATTTACAAAACATTGTTACTCGTATTAATTTAGCAGGTTCTTTATTTTTGGGAGCTGTTGCAGTGTTACCTGTAGTGTTACAGAGTCTTACAAAAGGATTAGGTTCTATGGTTATAGGTGGTACTAGTATACTTATAGTAGTATCAGTTGTTATAGAAACAGTAAAACAAATAAATGCTCAACTTACAATGAGAAATTACGAGGAACTTTAATAATTGCATAATTGAATAATAGTTCAATAGTTTAGTTGAATTCGGATTTTTATCCGATTTTTTGTTTATTTATACTATTTGACATTATTGATTATTTGTGATATAATGATATATTGAAAAATTAATAAAAAAATTGTCATTCGTAGCCTTGGCGAAGAATGACAAGGAGGAAAAATGTTTCAAGGCATGGTTATGGGCATTATATTCGGTATTATTACCGTATTAGTAGCTCTGGTATTTGGGATTTTTATCCCAAGTCCGTACAATCAATATGTTGCCGTTTTTGTGACAACATTGTTTATGTCAGGGCAAGTTGAAAAATTTTTCTGGAAAGTGTTTTTGTCAATTGGGATGGGATTCGTTTTTTGGCTAGTTCTATTAGCCGATCCCAAGCCAGCAATGACACCAGCTGTGACGTTTTTTTCACATGCCGGAGTAGCACTTGTTGGACTCATAATTTTCCATGAATTCAGAAAAGAAAAAGATTAGTCCCATCTTTAGGATGGGACAAAATATATCAGGGCAGGTCGGAGGATCTGCTCTTTTATTATTGTTTTTGGTATGAAAATAGAGTAATATAATTATACATATTATTAATTATAGGGAAATAAAAATATGAACATAGTATTTTTGGGAATGCCTGGAAGTGGAAAGGGGACTCAGGCTGAAATATTATCAAAAAAGCTAAATATTCCAATGTGTTCTACTGGAAATTGTTTTCGTAAAAATATAAAAGATGGTACAGAACTTGGTAAAAAAGTAGAAGTTATTATTTCACGTGGAGAGCTTGTTCCAGATAAAATTACATTTCAGATGTTAAAAGATGAAATACAAAATACTGATTTTTCAAATGGGATTATTTTGGATGGTTATCCAAGAGATTTAGAACAAGCTGAAAAATTGGATGAAATTTTAAAAGTTGATATAGCTTTTAACATAGAAATGTCACAAGAACAAGTACTTCTTAGAATAGGTGGAAGGAGAACATGTAAATGTGGAGCTACTTATCATATAGAATTTAATCCCCCAAAAAAAGATGGAATTTGTGATGTATGTGGAGAAGAATTATTTGTAAGAGATGATGCAAGGCCAGAAATTATAAAAGAAAGAATAAAAGTTTACAAAGAACAAACAGAACCTCTTATAGAATATTACAATAATAAAGGAGTTTTAATAAATATAAATGGAGATCCTATAATATCAGAAGTGACAAAAGAAATATTTGAAAAATTAAAACTATAAAATGATTACAGTAAAGACAAAAGAAGAAATAGAAATTTTATCCGAAGGAGGACAAATATTAGCCACTGTTTTAAAAGAAGTGGGTGAATATGTAAAGGTTGGGGTAAGTACAAAAGAGCTTGATGATCTTGCAGAAAGATTGATATTAAAATATGGTGGACTTCCATCATTTAAAGGTTATGGAGCCGAAAATCCATATCCAGCTACACTTTGTACATCTATAAATGATGAAGTAGTGCATTGTATTCCAAATGAAAATAGGATACTCCAAGATGGGGATATTATAGGACTTGATATTGGTATGAGATGGCCAAAAGATAATGGTTTTTTTACAGATCATGCTATAACATTTCCAGTAGGGAATGTAGATTCAAAAATTATAGATCTATTAGATGTAACAAAGGGAGCATTAAATAAAGCAATAAGTATTGTAAGGCCTGGAATGTATATTGGCGATATTGGTGAGACAATTGAAAATTATGTAAAATCAAAAGGAAATTATGGAATAGTAAAAGACTTGGTAGGTCATGGAGTGGGATATGAGGTACATGAAGATCCAAAAATTCCAAATTATAAAACAAAAAGTAAAGGAGAGATATTAAAGTCAGGAATGGTTCTTGCAATCGAACCAATGATAAATATCGGAAGTTCAGATATAAATTTTTCAAGGGATAGTTGGGATATAAAAACAAGAGATGGCTCTATATCAGCACATTTTGAACATACTATTTGTGTGACAGATTATGGATGTAAAATTTTAACAACTATTTAATTATTTTTATGACAAGATTTTTGGGAATAGATTATGGAAGTTCAAAAATAGGTCTTGCATTAGGTGATAATGAGCTCAAGATGGCTTTTCCTTTTAAAATTTTAAGTGAGGAATTTTTTTGGACAGATATAAAAAGTATTATAAGTAGAGAAAATATAGATGAAATAGTTTTAGGTCTTCCAAAAAATCTT contains:
- the rplO gene encoding 50S ribosomal protein L15 encodes the protein MLTLSNLKINKKSKSKKQRLGRGNSSGRGNYSGRGMKGQRSRSGGKSGLKRLGMKKLIAQLPKHRGFNRISEKFEVLNLSILESKFNTGDEVSVKTLLKLDLVSSIKANVKILGKGNLTKKLKVKAHDFSKSAKEAIIKAGGEVIETPKFKKKPTLKKSKRVAHKD
- the secY gene encoding preprotein translocase subunit SecY: MLEKIKQIYKIKDLRNAIGFVFVMLIITRIVAHIPIPGVNIAELKNFFESNQILGLLNIFSGNGLKNFSVVMLGIGPYITASIIVQLLTMIIPSLEAISKEGESGQKKINQYTKYLTVPLTMMQSYGFIKLFQNQSQYSIIGHLSVAQYIVALVTIAAGTMFLVWIGDLITEKKIGNGISLLIFAGIVAGWISSIQGMIAVYDPSKLFGILAFLFVALATVVVVVIINEGQRNVPVSYARRVRGNKMYGGVNTHLPLKVNQAGVIPIIFAISLILIPPMIAKFFASAGNHIVSGFANFIINLFQNQVFYGVSYFLLVVGFTYFYTAIIFHPDQISENLQKQGGFIPGIRPGKHTAEYLQNIVTRINLAGSLFLGAVAVLPVVLQSLTKGLGSMVIGGTSILIVVSVVIETVKQINAQLTMRNYEEL
- a CDS encoding adenylate kinase is translated as MNIVFLGMPGSGKGTQAEILSKKLNIPMCSTGNCFRKNIKDGTELGKKVEVIISRGELVPDKITFQMLKDEIQNTDFSNGIILDGYPRDLEQAEKLDEILKVDIAFNIEMSQEQVLLRIGGRRTCKCGATYHIEFNPPKKDGICDVCGEELFVRDDARPEIIKERIKVYKEQTEPLIEYYNNKGVLININGDPIISEVTKEIFEKLKL
- the map gene encoding type I methionyl aminopeptidase, which codes for MITVKTKEEIEILSEGGQILATVLKEVGEYVKVGVSTKELDDLAERLILKYGGLPSFKGYGAENPYPATLCTSINDEVVHCIPNENRILQDGDIIGLDIGMRWPKDNGFFTDHAITFPVGNVDSKIIDLLDVTKGALNKAISIVRPGMYIGDIGETIENYVKSKGNYGIVKDLVGHGVGYEVHEDPKIPNYKTKSKGEILKSGMVLAIEPMINIGSSDINFSRDSWDIKTRDGSISAHFEHTICVTDYGCKILTTI